A window from Salvia miltiorrhiza cultivar Shanhuang (shh) chromosome 2, IMPLAD_Smil_shh, whole genome shotgun sequence encodes these proteins:
- the LOC131011745 gene encoding uncharacterized protein LOC131011745, with protein MNIITPNCHHPARLRSVSSTIPAALRVSPAMGFSTASFPFSPSSFRNIPQMPLVAFAKKKNSDSEAVLSPSITEEVFMDDGVEDDILLDDELLEDDGYFDDEYVEAEPSVGDGAGGGGILLAGTGWHKKALEIAEEVCLSFDGELDIYAFRTQLNATIQVRIERLTNKSGSPNMTDIEAFTTTYRTRLDEAGATGDIPQDISLEVSSPGVERVVRVPQDLERFKDRNLYVKYVAEATDMGSSSELDGIFRLISYDIESRCCTWGLADVRVNREKSGKGRPLSKKQKEWRLNTPLDSLRLVRLFSDI; from the exons ATGAACATAATTACCCCAAATTGCCATCATCCTGCGCGATTGCGCTCTGTTTCTTCAACAATTCCTGCTGCGCTGCGAGTATCACCTGCTATGGGTTTTAGTACTGCGTCTTTCCCGTTTTCTCCTTCCTCGTTTCGGAATATTCCTCAAATGCCCCTCGTTGCATTTGCAAAGAAGAAGAACTCTGACTCGGAGGCAGTTTTGAGTCCTTCCATTACTGAAGAAGTATTTATGGATGACGGCGTAGAAGACGACATTCTTCTCGATG ATGAGTTACTAGAAGATGATGGTTATTTTGATGATGAGTATGTTGAGGCTGAACCATCG gtaggggATGGAGCTGGAGGTGGTGGAATCTTGCTTGCTGGGACAGGCTGGCATAAAAAGGCCTTGGAAATTGCTGAAGAAGTCTGTCTTTCATTTGATGGGGAACTCGATATATATGCATTTAGGACGCAGCTAAATGCCACTATTCAAGTTCGCATAGAGAGACTTACAAATAA GTCTGGCTCTCCCAATATGACAGATATTGAAGCTTTCACAACAACATATAGAACGCGGCTTGATGAAGCTGGAGCAACTGGAGATATTCCTCAAGATATATCTCTAGAG GTGTCTTCCCCGGGAGTGGAAAGGGTCGTCCGGGTCCCACAAGATCTCGAACGGTTTAAGGATCGTAACTTATATGTAAAGTATGTAGCAGAGGCAACGGATATGGGTTCGTCATCGGAGCTCGACGGCATCTTTAGGCTTATATCTTATGATATAGAAAGCAGGTGTTGCACTTGGGGGTTAGCAGATGTAAGGGTAAATAGGGAAAAATCCGGTAAGGGAAGGCCTCTTAGCAAAAAGCAGAAAGAATGGCGATTGAACACTCCTTTGGATTCCCTACGTTTAGTTCGATTATTTTCTGATATATGA